TCCAAGGCGCTGGCAAAAGCGTTTCACAATTAGAGCCTGTAAATACTTCTACGATGCTCGACATTGCGCTTCTTGCACACGAGTTTATCGCTATTACATAGTATTGATAAAAAACAGTCGAATCCAAATTCGCGTCTATAAATTCCGTACCTATAACAATTGCGCGACTTTCGAATACGGTACTGTTTCTTCCGACTGCGCGAAACACTTCGTATTGTTCCGCATTTCTTGCGGCAGTCCAAGAGATTTGCACTCTGTCAGACGTAAGCGACGACGACGTTATACTCACTTGCTCCGGTGTCAGACATTCGGTTCTCGCGCTTACAATTGCCGACCATTCGCTTTCTTGGCTGTGCGAATTTCTTGCTCTTACACGATATGAATAATTTGTAAGCGGCGCAAGGTTTAAGTCAGTAAATTCAATTCTATCGGTTGTGCCTACGTTCATCCAAGTCGTGTCTGTGCCTGTTCTGCGCTGAATTTCGTAAGTATCGGCGTTAACGTTTCGAGCCCAAGAAATTCTTATTGTGTTGTTCGTTCTGTTAAGAACTGCCGCAACGCTGTCCACAATCGGAAATGTGCCTTCTTCAAGACGCGGAGCAAGAATTCTTGCATTGGCTGAGCCTGAAGTATTTACATTGCCTGTTCCACAGCTGTTTATTGCTACAACTCTGTAGAAATAAGTTATTCTGCTAGGTGTGTTTGCCGTCAATTCCGCTTCGGTTAAGGTGTTTGTAAATCTTGTGTTTTCTCTGCCTTCAACTCTTCCGATAGGCGTAAATATTCCGTTTTCCACTGTACTGCGGAATACCTGATAAGCGATTACCGTTCTGTCGTTGATTTCGTTCCAAGAAACTTCTATGCTCGTTTGAGACACTCCGCTTGCCGCTATACCGCTTACAGTTGCGGGAGCGCTAACGCATCCGGTCTGAGCAGAAACAGTGGTATCGGTTGTCCACACGCCCTGTCCGCATTCGTTTATTGAGGCAATTCTGAATTGAAAAAAAGTTCCCGCGTTAACAATAAGGGTATGCGTTAATGCGCTGAGCGTTATGTTGCCTGCGGGGCTAAACCACCCGCCTTGCCAAGTTCCCCATTGCAAAATATATTCGGTTGCGTCTTCTGCCGCATTCCAGTTTACTCTTATAGAAGTCGGAGTTAATGCAGTCGCAGTCAATCCCTCGGGCGCGTCGGGTCCTAAGCATCCCGTTGACACGTCAACCATATTCGAGAAAGCGCCCAATCCGCAGTCGCTCGCCGCTCTTACTCTAAAGTAGTAAGTTTCCGAAGGCTCTACATTTCCGAGCGTAAAACTGCTGCCGTGCACTGCTTCAATACGGACGTTGCTTTCAACTACTTCCTCGTTGTCAACGGAGCCGATAGTAATAGGGCTGTTGCTGTAAAACAAAAAATAACGATTTGCACCGTTAACATTTGTCCAATCAAGCCGAATTCCCAATTCGCCGCCAAACGTACCTGCAACTGCGTTGAGATTGCTCACCGCTCCGAGACTTACGCACGGCGCCGAGAAAACAGCGGACATAGCGCCTTCATTCCCGTTAGCGCAAACTCCGGCAACTCTGTACCTTGCGAGCGCCGACCCTGACGCGTCAAGGTGAAACGTGTCAGGAACTACAGCGATTAAGCGAAAGCTAAGCTCGCCGCCTTCACTGTTGCTACGATACACATTGTACTCAACAGCTCCCGCTACTTCACCCCAGATGACTTCTATTAAGCCACCCACCAATATCGCTTCCGTCCTAACGGGAGCGCCCAATCCGTCTGGTCCTTTGTCCTCTTTGTCATCACTGGAACAAGCGACCAAAAAAGCAATGAATGCCACAAAGGCAAATAGCATTGCTACCCCACTAAATTTTCTCATAAAGAATACCTCCTTACAGGTTTAATGTTTTGAGAAAAGTAAATGTATATGATTTGTCCACATATATATTTATATATATGTGAGATTTGTTTGCGCTTGTTAAAAATACAGGTACTAAGAGAGAGAGAGAGAGAGAGAGAGTAATTTCGACCTTATACTCCTGTCAAGAGTATCCTTGAAATTTATGAGATTTTTCATAATTTTGCCCATTTTACCCCTTTTTGCAAAATCGGCTATATTAAGCCGAGATTTAGATTTTGCGCGAGAAAATAATATATGCCTTAATGAATATGCAAAAAAATGTGAAAATAAAGTGATTTTCTTATTTTAGCGTTTTCCTCTTCTGTATAACTCGTCGTGACTTCCGGTCCTTTCAAGAATTACATTTTGTTTGTCTGTCGAATACATCAACAACCAATTCTCACGAATGTGGCACTCGCGATACCCTTGTAAATCTCCACGCAATGAATGGTCTTTGTATTTTCGCGGCAACGCTTCTCCTTTTTCGAGATACTCTAACACGGCATTCAATTCATCGTAATTGTATCGCTTCTTGGCAAGCGTTTTCCAGTCTTTTTCGAATCTATCGGAAATTGCTATATCTTTCATTGTCTTACAAACTCAACAAATGACTTTTCAAATCTTGCGATGACTTAAATCTTTTAACTCCAACGCCTGCTTGAGTTTTACTAATTGACGATAATGTAGTTTCATTGGGAATTTCGCCTACGCGCACGCAACCCTCGTTCACAATAAGAGCAAGGTATTTCTTTAATGCTTGTGAAATAGTTGTGCCTTGTTCTTCAAGCAATGATTTGCACCTGTATTTCAATTCATCTTCTACACGAAAAGTTATTGTGGTCATACTACCTCCTTTTAGAATAGTAATATAATATTTGCCAAAGAGCGGTGGAGAGAAAATTAAGGGCGAAATATTTTTTCATCCTAATTAAGAATAAGTGAAAAAATGTGAAAATAAAATAACACGGGCACATTCAGCGCCCGTTTACACCGATTTTCGCCCGATACCTGTAAATTTTCCCGCTGATACCCGTTGCTTCAACTATAATCAGATACGCACCATTGGCGACGCGTCGTCCGTTGTTGTTGGTTAAATTCCAGAAGATAGCACCATCTATCGTAGGGGCGGGTTTGAAACCCGCCCCTACATCGTCCACCGAAAACACAACATTACCCAACACATCAAATATTCGCAGGTTTATTCTTGCAGGCTCGGGAGTTTTTACGCGAATTCTCGCAACATCGGAAACGATGGGATTTTTCAACAAAATTCCGTATCGAGTGTTGCGCGGAGGATTGTTTCTGATTAAGGTTGGAGGAACTTCAAATCCTTCGAGAGCAAAAACAGCAAGCGCGAGTTCTTCTTTTGAGCCGACGAAAATATTGCCTTTCCCGTTTCCTGCAACGCCGTGAGGGTTGAAAAAGCGGGTGTCAAAAGGAAATTGTCTGATTATTTCGCCGCTGGGACTTAAAAGTATCAATCTGCCCGAACCGCTTCGTTCGAGGATGTAAAAATTTCCGTCTGCAAAGCCGCCGCCTGCGTCGCCGTCGATTACCGATTTTCGGGTGTAGCTGTCCGAAATTATTACGCCGTAAGTTCCCGCCGTAAAATTGCTTTCTATGGTCAGCGTTATGTCGCCGATTGATATTATTTCTTGGGTTGGCTGGGTTGTTATTGTGTTAAATTCTATGGTTTCGCTTGTTAGGCAATATCTGTAAACCCTGCTTCCCCTTGCAAACCATAAATTATTCGTCGTTGTATTTAACGAAATCGAAGTTATGCTTCTCATTGTGCTTACGGCGTTGTAATCCAAGCTTATTGTATTGCCGTTCAAAGTAAATTTTGCTATTGTTTCGTCGCCCCAATGAGCGCCGCCCATTAACAAAAAACCGCTGTTGTCCGAAGCAAATTCCATTTTTATGGGACTTCTGCCCTCTGTGTTTCCGTCCAAAATTGTGGTTTTAACTTCGGTTTCGAGGTCGATTTTTGTTATTCCGCCCGCAACGCCGCCAAGCCAACTGCCTCGGTCGATTACAAATAAACTGTTGCCGCGAAAAAGAATTTGATATACGTTCGCAAAATTGCTCGTAAATTCACGCAAAACATTTCCGCTTTCGTCCATTTCCAAAATCAGTGAATTTGCCGCGGGCTGAAAAGCGTTATCGAGATAATGCAAGGCGACGTAAATTTTTCCGTTGTGATGTTTAACGTCCTGAAGATGAACGATATGCGGGCTTACCGATTGGTATTCGATTAAAGATATGTTTTTTTGGAATGTGATGTCCGTGCCGAAAGAGGCGAAAACCGTCGCGGCAAATAAGGCGGTTAATAGGTATAAGCGTTTTATCATTTTTTTTCTCCTGTTTTGTGTAGGGGCGGGGTCTGCCCGCCCTGTTTATCCGTCCATATTTTTCCGTTTAGTCCCGTTTGGTTTTGCGCGTTTTGGGCGGGCAGACCCCGCCCCTACAGCAATTTGGCGAACAATTATCGATTTACGCCAATTCGGGTGGAATATGTGTGAATTTTTCCGCTGATACCTCTCGCTTCAACTATAATCAGATACGTTCCGTTGGCGACGAAACGACCTGATTGGTTGGTTAAATTCCAGATGATGGCGTTATCGGCGGCGTTTGTACGGGCGGGTTTCAAACCCGCCCCTACGGAGGTTTCCGTAAATACAACATTCCCCAAAACATCCAAAATTCGCAGGGTTATTTGCGCGAGTTCGGGAGTTATCACCGAAATTCTTGCAATATCCGAGACTATTGCGTTTTCGAGCAAAATGCCGTATCTGATGTCGGTCGGATTTCGGTCGCGGATAAAATTGGGGTTGCAAGAACCATCGGTTAATTGCGGGATTGGTCGCGTTTCTATTGTTTTTCCGCAAATGGTGCAAATTCTTGCTTCCTCGCCGTCTTCGGTGCAGGTTGGCTCTTTGGTTGTAGTCCAATTTTCTGCAACGCAGGGTGTATGTTCGTAGTGAGCCGCAAATTCCTGCAAATGCGCAAAGCCGCCGTTTATATGTACGTTGATTGCCCAAATATCGTCGAAATCCCAGTCGTCGAAAGTTGCCTTGTTTTTTAACGCGGCGGGTAATACGCCATCAATTCCGTTGATTTCTGCAGAAATGTTGCCTACTGCCAAGTCGGCTGTCGTCAAGTCGAAGAATACGGAAGTCGCCGTTATGTCGGGGGAGTTTGCATTTCCGATTATTGCGGCGGGTCTTGTTGCAAAACCGCCGGTGAAATTTCCGCGAACATAACAGTTTTCTATTTCTGCCAAATACGCGGCAACGCCTATAAATCCGCCTGCCGAAACAGACGAGTGGGCGGCGTTAATGTTTCCGTTTACGTGGCTGTTTCTGATAATAATCGATCTTTGCGCTTGTCCTACAAAGCCGCCTATGCGTTGAGCTACGCCCGAAATATTCACATTCGCAAAACTTTCTTCGATAAGCAGATTATTTCCGTGCGAATATCCCGCAAATCCGCCCAAACGAATACCGCCGCCGCCCGTTCCTTGCCCCGTAGCAGGGCTCAAAACGCTTGCATTTACTCGACTGTTTCGGATTATTAGATTATCGCTGTTTGCCCAACCGATTAAACCGCCCGCAAAAGAGGCGTCGGTATCGGCGCTGCTTGTTCCGCCTTGACCTAAAACCGTTCCGCTTACAAAAACGTTTTCTATGGTTTTATCGGAATTGTAGAAGCCCGCTAAAATTCCCGCATAGCTTCTGCCCGACTGCGCCGCTTTTACGTTCGCCTCTACAAGATTTACGTTCTTTATTTGTCCGTCTGTTATATAGCCGAACAATCCTGCAAACATTGTCGGAGCGACAGTTAAGCCCGAAATCGTATTGCTTTGTCCGTCAAAAATTCCGCCAAAAGGGTTTTCTGCATTTCTGCCTATCGGAGCCCAATTTCCCGATAATGTAATATCCGCGCCTAATTTTACCGTTTTGCCTTCAAAATCGTCAATTCCTTCGTTCACTAAAAACGCAAGACGTTCTAAACCGTTTGCCGTCAAAATCACGAACGGGCTTTCTTTGCCGTCGTACCAATCAACTCTCGGTCTGCATCTGTTAAGAACTTCGCACCAAACGAAATCGGGATTTTCTTCGCATCTTTGTTTGAGTTCTTCGTCGGGCAAACTAATGCAATTTTCTTCGTCTTCGCACCAGATTTCGCCTCTTTCAAAGCAAATTTCTTCGGGATTTCTCGGGTCTATGGCATAAATAAAGCCCCGCAAATGCGGATAACCGTTGTTTTTTCTTGGGTCAAAAGCCCAAACGGCGTCAAAGTCCCAAGCGGCGAAAATGTCGCTTTGCAATCTCAGATTTTCCGTGAATTGCGCGGCGTTGGCGTTGATATTAACGCCGACCCCGACTGCGTTTCGCTCGGTTATTTCTCTGTCAAAATAACTGTTCACAACTTGCACCTGATTGATGTTTCCTGCAATAGCGCCGATATTTGACTGCGCTCCCGTTCCGTTCATCAATATTCTGCCTGTAGAATAACTGTTTTCTATTCTTGGTTGCGGATTAGCCGTGGCGGTATTTCCTCCTGCAATCCCGCCGATAGTCGGAGTAGCGTTTGTTCCTATTACTTCGACCGTGCCGTCAAAATAACTGTTGATTATAAGAGCCGCAATACCCATCGGTCTGCCCGCAAGTCCGCCAACCCAATTTATTCCCGCTACCCAAGCCGTTGAAAAACTGTTTTCCAATCTTCCTGCAAGGTCGCCGACAATTCCGCCGACCCAAGAGTCGTTAACCCTGATGTAAGAATTGATTAAACCGAGGTTTCTTATTGTTCCTGCAACCCCGACGTTTCCAAACAATCCCTGACCGCTCCCGCCCGCGGAATTCATATAAACGCCGCTTATAGTATGGAAATTGCCGTCAAATGTTCCGCGAAATTGTCTGCTGGCGGTAGCGCCCGTGCCTGTTCCTATCGGAACCCAGACGTTAGCGGGAGGAGCGGTTTCCCAGTTATGCCAATCCGTCGCCGAATTATCGTTGAGTTCTATGTCCGCGCCGAGTTTAAAGTGTCGTCCCTCAAAAGTTGCAGGGGTCGCCATATTTATAAACGCCGAAAAATACGTCAAATGCTCTCTTTCGCTTATTATCCACGGGTCGTTTTCCGTTCCGTCGCCCGCAAAAAAGTCGTCAACAGTTTTAACTTCAAGATTTTCGTTGCCAAAGACGGGATAAGCGCTTGGATAATAGTTCCATTTTCTTATCGATACGTTATGATTTTCGGGAATTGTTATAATAGCGCCGAAACCGTTTAAGGCGTTTATCAAATCCAAACTTTGCATTTGAGCCGTGGTTTTGCCTATACCTGCGCCCGCCTGACCGCTTGTCTGACTGTCGTAAAAACTGTTAAACACGCCTGTTCCCGAAACTATTCCCGCCAGTCCGCCGGCAGCTCCTCTTGTCGATACTACGCTACCCGCGGCAAAACTGTTGCTTATAATCGGACCTACAAAAGTTCCGCCGACAAGCCCGCCTGCAATGCTGTCTCCCGAAACGTTGCCTGTGGCAAAACTGTTATGTATCGCCGCCGCGCCTGTTTGATTGCCGACAAGTCCGCCCGAGCGCAAATTTCCGCTGACGGAAGCATTGGAACTGCTGTTATATATTTGTCCGCCGCCGTTGTTTCCCACAAGCCCGCCGATATTGTTTCCGTTGAGCATTGAGAACGCTCCCTGTATGGATATTCCCGCTACAGTTCCCGAAGAACGGCTGTTGTCTATGACCGCGTTGTTGGCGCTGTTGCTTCCTGCAAGTCCGCCGACGTTTTCGCCGCCTTGCACATTTCCGTTAAAATAGCAGTTAATAATTCTGCCGCCCGCATTGACCTGCGCAACAATTCCCGCAACCCGAGCCCATCCTCTTGAAAAAGATTTGATTACATTCAGATTTTTTATTGTTCCGTGCGCCACGTTGCTTACAACTGCGCCGACATATCCGAACAATGCCTGATCGTTTGACAAAGCGCTTATGTAAGCGCCGCTTATAGTGTTGCCGTTTCCGTCAAAAGTCCCTCTGAAAGCGTTTGCATTGGTTGAGCCTATCGGCGTCCAACGATTATCGGGCGCAACGGTCGCCGA
This Chitinivibrionia bacterium DNA region includes the following protein-coding sequences:
- a CDS encoding type II toxin-antitoxin system RelB/DinJ family antitoxin — protein: MTTITFRVEDELKYRCKSLLEEQGTTISQALKKYLALIVNEGCVRVGEIPNETTLSSISKTQAGVGVKRFKSSQDLKSHLLSL
- a CDS encoding type II toxin-antitoxin system YafQ family toxin → MKDIAISDRFEKDWKTLAKKRYNYDELNAVLEYLEKGEALPRKYKDHSLRGDLQGYRECHIRENWLLMYSTDKQNVILERTGSHDELYRRGKR